cactaagttttcccatcgtggtgttctacctatctggcccaaaagaaaacactgactgactagggcatggagtgtgggctgaagccaacatgtattttctctcacgttacaacagctatccggggcactgcaatgggatttctttatgtaccgtcggtggcttcctgggacccacccatgctgtgggttcacacagacttcccatagcggagttgtacctgcctggcacttaaaaaacagactgactagggcatggagtgtgggccgaagccaacatgtattttctgtcacgttaccacagctatctggggcactgcattgggacaaacaagaggagcgatacagcgctaatgagacgttcacagctacgctagcatcggagtccgctgtaggcccgcgattgctgagggtttgtgcagaggcctatgtcctgggtgcagtgaaagtctgccatggttgggcactcggatttctttatgtgtactgtctttaagttccttggacccacccatgctctgggtgcacacagacttcccatagagatgCTTtatctgtctgtccccaaaacactgacagacttgggtagggtccagagtgcagatggtttaccccttgcgttgtcgatgaggtatccgacacccaaacagaatgagtagtgtgtggacacatatagattccccattgctatgtcactcgcagcaccttgggccacacaaggtgtttgccgGGACCGAGcttggccaagggcccgctcacatcctttcagcacaggctacagcgggtcctggtcttGGTTTCAGGGCCTTGTGaggccatctcctcctcctgcttggtgtcagggggtcagcattgcgcatcatgtattttctctcatgttaccagttatctgagaaactcgtttgggccacaggagaggagcataactgcattaatgagaccttcacaggtgtactagcatcgaagtccgcttcctgcctacgattgctgaagctgttggccaaggcctatgtcccgggggaactgcaacggcgccaggttgggcctgtggaactttttcctggctaatccagtctttcgagcggtgaaagaaaacgtaacggatttaatgagaccttcacaggtgtactagcattgaagtccgcttcatgcctacgattgctgaagctgtggcccgaggtcTATGTCGTCggtgcagtgtaagtctgccatgtttggccactctgatttctttattgttcatgtcttgagttgcctaggacccacctatgctgttggtgcacacagacttcccatcacggtgtttgacctgtctggcacaaagacactgactgacttgggtagggggcagagtgcagatggctttccccttgtggtgtcgattgagctatgcgacacctagacagaatgaatactgtgtgggcacatggattccccatagctatgtaactcatgcccacgtttgcagctcctgacggaggtggcactttattgaaatgaagatcgaacgtcaatttctcaacgattctctacagcattgtgggctatcgccctgcgccttttaaagagggtcgctgcctggccctgccaaccctctgcagtgtgtgcctccggttcctcctcatggcagacgcacctttaaatagacatgagggtggtgtggcatgagggcagctgaaggctgcgcagggacacttttgtgtgcgctgcggacgcagggtcgtgcggggggttgggcagcatgtaacccaggagaagaggcaggggtgtgtcccgcaggcagtgcttgtccttagttggaggtagtgtggtgcttagctaaggtatgcattgctaatgagggtttgtccgaagtaaaaattgttgggggggggcccactcttgccgctattgtggcttaatagtgagacctgcatgttgcccctcgcctgccctatccgtttctgtgtcgtttccatcactttcttgggtttcccagattttcacaaatgaaaaccttagcgagcatcggcgatatacaaaaatgctcgagtcgtccattgacttccatggggttcgttactcgaaacgaaccctcgagcatcgcaggaagttcgactcgagcaacgagcacccgagcattttggtgctcgctcatctctagtcagattaGCAACGCTTAATGGGGTTCGTGTCTACAGTTTGGGGTGTTTTTTGGGTGGCAGGATGGGGTGTTGGATAACATTATATAACTAGTTGTAAGACTGAGAGTCATGCTCTAAAGTAATGCAGTATGTTTTGTGTCTGTAGACTTCTAGGCTGACAATGAGGAAAAGTGATTAAAGCAGATTTCCAGTAAGTCATGAGATGTTAAAAAAGTAACTGTTGGTAAAAGTGCTGCTATAGAGGAGCGATGGCAAATTTAGGAAGATGAAGAAGCCATAAACTCTCCAATGATCCGATGGCAACTGTGTTCCTGACTGTATAAGATGACCAGTCTATCCTTTGCCATAAACAGTTTCATTTCATGGACACAAAGGACTTCTGCTCAGGGAAGTGGAAATGTTTGCAGTCAGGCCTTATTTCACACCTTGCTATGTGTCCATGGGCAGGTAGGAGTTAAAGGAAATGtaacatcagaaaatgacctactgtataaatcacatttttggttAAACATATTTTGTAaccattttgattttttttttttgttttttttttaaatttctgttcACAATCTGCTTTTTTCTACATCtttaaatcctgcatttttcacactaaccacagagcctaataagggctcagtcagacgagtgacgATGCACGCGTATttccgcgcagaaaaaaaaatcactgcagatgCAGACGAAAATCCGCACCTgtcaaagaaagaacatatgggtggcaatggacgtggtcatgcggatGTTCGCCCGCACGCGGTGCGGTTTTTATTTCCATGCGGAAATACACGCGGAtcgccgctcgtctgactgagccctaataggcTCATATTTCCTGATTTGTAGATTAAGCTTTCTGGCAGTCATCTCACTatgatcacagacaggattacactgaggtgacacctatatatagataacacaggatccaccattcacaacaagtgatgtcacagctcacctcctctccttccctgcacaatgacctctgcacaggacacatgttgttctaaatgctgttaaatgcaaaTCAGGCAATATGGCCACCCATATACAGACAGCAAAATAAacaattctacaatcagaaaataaatacaaattagaaaaatggaatatgtttctctgtctggttttaattaataagaaAAACACTTGGTGAGATAGTCCAATAATAGAGTAAGGAGCAAATGCTGGGCCACGGTCAGTGCTCAGGATGGAAAGTGTCCACAGGGAAATCCAGAATTTTACTTGGACTGAACTTGACTTCATTGAACAAACAACAAACCCCCAAAGACGGAGGCAGATGTAACATTTCACTATATGTAGCCTTACCTGATACGTACATACAAATACATGCGCTGTGAAGGAGGCGCAGAATTCCCATGACCCATCCCATAAGGTGATGAAGGGGTGCCTGTGTTTTGCTAACTATTCAGCACACACCTTATGGGCCAAGACTACTGGGACTAAAACCGATGCATGTTAGATGCCCAGATACAAAAGAGCGGTGATCGCTTTCCTCACAATCAGCGTTCATTTGCATAAGAAATAAGAGAAATATTTAGTGAGATTCCTGTGGCTGAAAAGAAAACTGATTACTAAGAAGCCGAAAGAAAGGCAGCAGCTGCTTTCATTAGCAAACGTTGGCCCAGAAATGGCCTGAGGAGGGGGGGATGGGTTACCCGAATACACTTCAAATCACTAGGAAACTAATTCTGGCTGACATGTTAGGCTGGCCACAGACACACAGATATTTTTGCTGATCGCTTTGTGATATCTTTCAAGCAGCTGCCAAGCGTTCAGTCCTTTTCCATACTCTGAGAAAACCCTAAAGAACGCGATTGTAGACAAAAGCCAAACAAAGATCAGCAAAAGACCCTTAAAGCTATATCAATTCATGTATACGAGGTAACTTGGGTCATATGTATTCCACATTCGTCTAGTCTTAATTTATCAAAAGTAGAGGTAGGAACCTTAAGTTTGCGACTTCGAGGATAAGTAAATTGGAAATGTCTTTTGGGTCACTTTATAGAATTGACCTTTGTTATGTTAAACTCTGGATTACAAAACATAAAGTGTGATAATCTGATCTCTTTATGCTCACACGCTTCTGATTTTGTTTTGACAGTATGTGGCATTCGCCTCCCTCTTCTTCATTCTGGTTTCCATCACCACCTTCTGCCTCGAGACTCATGAAAGATTTAACCCCATCGTGaacaaaactgaaactgaaaTAATTGGGAATGAAACCCAGCAGCGCTTTTACATTGCATCGGAGACAGAAGCCTTCCTGACTTACATCGAAGGAGTCTGTGTGGTCTGGTTTACATTCGAGTTCCTGATGAGGATTACCTTCTGCCCAAATAAGGTGGAATTTATCAAAAACACTTTAAACATCATTGACTTTGTGGCCATTCTGCCTTTCTATCTGGAGGTGGGACTTAGTGGCCTGTCTTCCAAAGCTGCTAAGGATGTCTTGGGCTTCTTAAGGGTTGTCCGATTTGTGCGAATTCTTCGAATTTTCAAGCTGACCAGGCATTTTGTTGGTCTAAGGGTTCTTGGACATACTCTTCGTGCCAGCACAAATGAATTCCTGCTGCTCATCATATTCTTGGCATTGGGagttttaatttttgccacaatgaTCTATTATGCTGAGAGAATAGGTGCTAACCCTAATGATCCTAGTGCCAGTGAACATACACATTTCAAAAATATCCCTATCGGCTTCTGGTGGGCAGTTGTCACCATGACCACACTTGGGTACGGAGACATGTATCCTCAGACATGGTCTGGCATGCTGGTGGGAGCATTGTGCGCTCTTGCTGGTGTGCTGACTATTGCTATGCCTGTACCTGTCATTGTGAACAATTTTGGAATGTATTATTCCTTAGCAATGGCTAAGCAGAAgctaccaaagaaaaaaaagaagcataTCCCACGCCCTCCCCAACTGGGATCCCCAAATTATTGTAAATCTGTTGTAAATTCTCCCCACCACAGCACTCAGAGTGATACTTGCCCGCTCGCTCAAGAAGAAATCTTAGAAATTAACCGAGCAGGTAGGAAACCACTTAGAGGAATGTCTATTTGATCATCATCATCCATTCCTTGTAGAGAATTCAAATTCAGTTCTAACATCTTAACTAGGAAATGCAAAGGGCATTGACCCATTGATGGTGCCATAGCACACATTCTGAGTATGTGTGAGGTGGTAGGCTAGCCTTCTGGGACGTGTGAGGTGAGCCGGTGGAAGGTCTTCACAAGTATTAGGGTAGATAACCCTTGCTTTACATAGTAGGAAGGATTCTCATTCTTTGGTGTTTGGAAGATCGCTATGCCTTTGGTGGAGAACAAAGTGATGAAATGCTGCACAGGTGATTCCTGGACTAGCAATCTGTTACATTCAGCTCGTGTCTTATAGCTGACTTATTGGGTTTGGGATAATTCTGCATGATTGAACTTTCAGCCCTATAGATACAGAAGGCAAAACAACAGAAAGTGTTAAGTGAGAAAAAATAAGATGGGTAGAAAAGCAAACGTGAAGCTTGTCAACAGCTGAATACAAGTAGTTCAGTAGTGAAAGTAACTGAGGCAGCACAACTCTCTAGAAAACGTAGTACTATAGGAATTGTACCTTGTAGCATGTAAAAGCATTTCTTCTCTACAGCGTCTTAGGGCGGTGCATTGTCTGTTTAGGGAAGGAGCTTTATGGATTACATGGGCTGGGTGAGAGCGGACAGCAATGCATTACTGACAATCTGATTCATGCAAGCAGGATTCTTAATCCCAACCAGAGCAAAAGAGGGAGCCTCCTGTCGTATCCCATGGCTAGTGGTCGTTCATTGGGTTTATCTCAGTTTTATGAGATGTCTTCTGCATCTGGGGCTTTGATGATTTTAGCCCTTCTCTACCTCTCTCCATGGAATATTAGTGCTGTTAATATGCCAGGGTACAAATTGACAAGATGATTCTATAGTGACCAATACAGTCTTGAAATATTCCAGGAACATGTTTTCTACAATCTTCATCTCGTTGTTTGGAAATGGTCAGATTGAAATCACTTTAGTATTAAATAATTCACCAGCAAAATCACTTTCCCTAACAAAGCGTGAATGTACAGTAAGTGATGAGAAGACACTAAGCGCTGCAGCGTGGGGATGGAGGGATCCTTATGCAGTCATTCATTCAGTTGTACTATCTCATATTTGCATGCTGCCCCATAATGTGAGAAAAACAAAGCATGATGGAGAATCTGAGACGTGGATGGCCATGTGAGAATTTGCAGCAAATCTTTGTTTTTCTCCCATCACTTAATGTCACCCCTGTGTACATCTTGTTTCTACATCTCATTACAGGTCACATTTTAGGTTACTTGCAGTTACTGGGATATGTCAAACTGCAGCAGCCGTCATATCATGAAAACATAACATAAATGAGGAAGGATTGTCAACCGTTTCTAGTCTTCTCAAACATTTTACTATTTTGTATATGATTTCATGAACATAAAGGCCCACATAGGATAGTGCTCATCACAACATCACACTGCAGCAATGATGATGAAAAGCGCCACCAACCAATCATGGACTAACATATTCGAGTTATCTTCTATTTAAATAGCAACCCTCAGCATCTTACAGTCAGGGGAAACAACAAGTATAGAAAATGCAAAGATAAAAGATCCTTGAATGCCAAAAAGGGAACAGAGCTGACCCTGTAAAATGGAGCAGCTACATAGGAGATAGGTACAACTATCGGCACCAGCAGAGGGCACCGAGGAGCAACTAGCAGAAGGGACACAGGTCCACGTGCTAAGGTGCCAAATCCTTGCATCCTGAAGAAagtcaataaaaatgaaaaagcttGGTCAAAAAGACACAGTGCATGAAATAGAAAGATGATGATAAAACTGTGACCCTAAGGATAGAAGTGACAGACTGTAACTAAGAGACGATAACCACCACAAATCAGGGAGATTCCTTATGAAACCATATACTTTCCATCAAAACTATTCCATTCCCATTGCAAATTACATTTgccatttttatacattttcagctgtttgcaaaagaaaaaattagacagtgtgttttatctcaagaacACCTAATGcaactaaggccccctgcacaccagtggaaattccgcagcgggatttcccgcagaatttccacccattcccgcctgcataggattgcattacaaaacgcaatactAGGCACACAGCCGCGATTGAAAAcatgcgcggaaaacaaattgcggcatgttctatttctatgcgggtctcgcagaggctcacacagaaatgtcactagtaACACGCCgcctccactctgcgcatgcgcctgctggGCGGCAGCCGCAACATAGCAGAGAGGGGagatgccgggagcaggtgagccgcagcggtcactgcaggggtacgggtcggatcccgctgcgagaattctctgcaggcggccttatgaagTACTTGATTAGCTTCATCAGGTGTCCTTGAGACACTACCCAATTTACAAATGAGTGGTCTTATGAGGTATTCTAT
The Eleutherodactylus coqui strain aEleCoq1 chromosome 11, aEleCoq1.hap1, whole genome shotgun sequence genome window above contains:
- the KCNC1 gene encoding potassium voltage-gated channel subfamily C member 1, with translation MGQGDETDRIVINVGGTRHQTYRSTLRTLPGTRLAWLAEPDAQSHFDYDPRVDEFFFDRHPAVFAHILNYYRTGKLHCPADVCGPLYEEELAFWGIDETDVEPCCWMTYRQHRDAEEALDSFGGGPVDTGADDGDGTGDSGDGEDELEMTKRLALSDSPDGKAAGGLWRRWQPRIWALFEDPYSSRYARYVAFASLFFILVSITTFCLETHERFNPIVNKTETEIIGNETQQRFYIASETEAFLTYIEGVCVVWFTFEFLMRITFCPNKVEFIKNTLNIIDFVAILPFYLEVGLSGLSSKAAKDVLGFLRVVRFVRILRIFKLTRHFVGLRVLGHTLRASTNEFLLLIIFLALGVLIFATMIYYAERIGANPNDPSASEHTHFKNIPIGFWWAVVTMTTLGYGDMYPQTWSGMLVGALCALAGVLTIAMPVPVIVNNFGMYYSLAMAKQKLPKKKKKHIPRPPQLGSPNYCKSVVNSPHHSTQSDTCPLAQEEILEINRADSKLNGEVAKAALANEDCPHIDQTITPDEGLSFTQSSTREKGGPYFLLSPEEYPSPSDGGVRKGLFLQRASCHC